The Lycium ferocissimum isolate CSIRO_LF1 chromosome 10, AGI_CSIRO_Lferr_CH_V1, whole genome shotgun sequence genome window below encodes:
- the LOC132034435 gene encoding glucan endo-1,3-beta-glucosidase, basic — protein sequence MATSSCKHTTTQMAAIMLLGLLFASSIDIAGAQSIGVCYGMMGNNLPNHQEVIQLYKSRNIGRLRLYDPNHGALQALKGSNIEVILGLPNSDVKHIASGMEHAKWWVQKNVKDFWPDVKIKYIAVGNEISPVTGTSYLTSFLIPAMVNIYRAVGEAGLGNNVKVSTSVDMTLIGNSYPPSQGSFRNDARWFTDPIVGFLRDTRAPLLVNIYPYFSYSGNPGQISLPYALFTAPNVVVQDGSRQYRNLFDAMLDSVYAAMDRSGGGSVGIVVSESGWPSAGAFGATTDNAATYLRNLIQHAKEGSPRKPGPIETYIFAMFDENNKNPELEKHFGLFSPNKQPKYNLNFGVSDRVWDISAETNTTASLISEM from the exons ATGGCTACCAGCTCATGTAAACATACTACTACTCAAATGGCTGCTATCATGCTTCTCGGATTACTTTTTGCCAGCAGCATTGACATAGCAG GGGCTCAATCGATAGGTGTTTGCTATGGAATGATGGGGAACAACTTGCCAAATCATCAGGAAGTTATACAGCTCTACAAGTCAAGAAACATAGGAAGACTGAGGCTTTATGATCCAAATCATGGAGCTTTACAAGCCTTAAAAGGATCCAACATTGAAGTTATCCTAGGACTTCCCAATTCAGATGTCAAACACATTGCTTCCGGCATGGAACATGCAAAATGGTGGGTACAAAAGAACGTTAAAGATTTCTGGCCAGATGTTAAAATTAAGTACATTGCTGTTGGGAATGAAATCAGCCCCGTCACAGGCACATCATACCTTACCTCATTTCTTATTCCTGCTATGGTAAACATTTATAGAGCAGTTGGGGAAGCTGGTCTGGGAAACAACGTCAAAGTCTCAACATCAGTAGACATGACCTTGATAGGCAACTCTTATCCACCATCACAGGGTTCGTTTAGGAACGATGCTAGGTGGTTTACTGATCCGATTGTTGGATTCTTAAGGGACACACGTGCTCCTTTGCTCGTTAACATTTACCCTTATTTTAGCTATTCTGGTAATCCAGGACAGATTTCTCTTCCCTATGCTCTTTTTACAGCACCTAATGTGGTTGTACAAGATGGTTCACGCCAATATAGAAACTTATTTGATGCTATGTTGGATTCCGTGTATGCTGCAATGGATCGATCAGGAGGGGGTTCTGTAGGAATTGTTGTGTCAGAGAGTGGATGGCCATCTGCTGGTGCATTTGGAGCCACAACAGACAATGCAGCAACTTACTTGAGGAACTTAATTCAACATGCAAAAGAGGGTAGTCCAAGAAAGCCTGGACCCATTGAGACTTACATATTTGCCATGTTTGATGAGAATAACAAGAATCCAGAGTTGGAGAAACATTTTGGATTGTTTTCCCCCAACAAGCAGCCAAAATATAACCTCAACTTTGGAGTTTCTGATAGAGTTTGGGACATTTCTGCTGAAACTAATACTACTGCTTCTCTCATAAGTGAGATGTGA